The Bombus pyrosoma isolate SC7728 linkage group LG3, ASM1482585v1, whole genome shotgun sequence genome has a segment encoding these proteins:
- the LOC122565624 gene encoding protein PRRC2C isoform X3 → MSTLSGLVSKGEKGKSKFQSLDINSLYRGESLEQHQQKNTLPRKHGMQSLGKVPSARRPPANLPSLKSEHSSNDPAVSLVPSGGSGWATTKESTTTTTATTTTTVTASDTSTANSSTAQCVTGTITTSLHPLLPGQQNASQSSYSSDVNNKSSWSAIMSRSGDGTVSGGQQQSQQQQQQQQQQTASRELSAQYGPGPSLRPQTEGSWIQGGSRTASGAGIATTGPGSGSSGVQAPPLNITGSGGHTDISAGGRQNLVQSPNMGMGQGGPHNSSNNQNAVSSSSHQVGPNLHHYRGLIPPFMYRGNFSGGFPSQFPANTNSGAPRPRFNYPSERFPPPPVRQQERERVPEEEIITRPIIREEDLTRMDDISRDAGWAAHDDIDYNQKLAFSDDEPDPEPSKKDERKDNKEEKIEENSTDDKEKTRDNRDNRETHDNRDSKESRDQATHRSWTQNTLSRDYRGSNGSGSYSGQSQLHSVHSLRGVEDDEAWNERRRLKVVEVASAVERARQRKEEEEKRYQESTRQAAAKKLQDLEQKLKEKQANESKGLINVPPVPIPVPEWERERENRERENRERERSEGKDEKSLNRELRETRDGPKDNRDSRDQLISDFRQGDRQSFTRQDSIRSERDRERDRDRDQRDTRDRELHASSSRYYKTNLPPRFQKQQAEKINAGLNRVFPNTERSTTQSVPFSQQYDPGRWVHSHSSLIDNNLKASSSHGASQRRSRTDSDISTSMDDDRPPSRDYRGSLLRDDRYRHSSHRPYDTRKSGGYYDEYTRSCREHDYDDRHSRDSWERERYFDDTKDRDSKDSIESRDNRETRDIRDNRTTRDTRDAREIRERDNKDKKDYDNYIKDPFDDRNRERDRERDRERDRERDRERDRDRERERERERDRDQRERSESTEWREERIIQDRMIDNRRDIQREERMERNERPQRPDSRDSRASRESKTSLRDDDSHKLRDCSSWVNEVADYEENKRDVYHEDIRERERERERRQPLGPVTKERIEADELKNEKRNLTQLKRASSDQDKKDQTKESSSTIEAKKEMDVWNRKVDRVNENNRVMERGDNSPKAWADAVSPTFEKEEEKTSEPIKNDKDSEDLKQNFEKLSLEKREDTLNEDEAAEQQVKEDKREKNIRNRTSSGGSNSRVRDSRGGRQWGSTYSVYVRGWRGPETRGRRGGPRAATRPASARSGSYGHTDSENSADEVSGSTESGKEEKKSARSPKPGQKAEKEERSREPIVSARDEKRADYSQSQRSEKRTYDSKVSREGFAPSGEPSRRGRGSSFRIRSTTATGSRMEGYGPPSSKSPFSSERNIDEKQNSMRQNPSTPTPEKEVNSLLPSQNESTDDKIIAKQQALTAGITGKRAKSPNQQSQQTQQSCNKQDTSHTSSNAPSQKVQVTRKEESRSKRTRSGSRRGRDNRELRYRGSGSNVSKQTSSDVGNEDWETTSENSEDHAEDHKESRNSRNKQFSARASTGSNQNVVASNVHSRRNEQTGNNREQREKNVKSSNTASRAPGAEKRNLQNSSFANQKNHSSSIPPLIQTAQVQNGRSRNQTSGSNSTTSGKSMIKDSTVNRIDEIKLSDPNLVSQTLNDINKRSQGKEKKAIIDCEMETNNCTEDSPNIVEDKVDSDGFQEVRSKKNVKESRHGQKEETKPLKREKEKDRERDRSKSKANGGSQQTTSLQQMQNIPPLLGQAIPQPANMVQKQYDRTLRSQKLAPRFQKQRLAKQQQQQQMCASEPNDATKINNSSNNFGKDSSSGGPAPPPSVNAWDKPFTTSQLQSNSPSAVPTDIQLITGLSTQSEHGHIHSHEVNEQTNSGNSSQRNSPNGEKNAGKSLKDQLIEKNSVSDVSSPPVQTLIFENTNYSKTTKAGPSDLAVKTKFPNHIKAQQQRVEKRTDLEEEGNTAATIQQQQQQQQQQSLPVAFSNKPSDLIKDKNQEPIQMPLSFNKNEDNADMKLDFTFDSDLSQLTEDKSKSLGMTRSMHMATGQNTISPSTAELNLKIASVKKVWENAPMPTVVEHEDGNVVNTANTFPQAFESTDVDDSYSPHQQYNQNNMKNEITTSTNVCKLVPPQVKPQQQSSGSSSGQSGSTVPGPSPIGAGQSPIGHPPVSLQGPLSPPPFNSTGQPSHINYQEFPQYPGSQAAQYGSMSAIPSPPAVLFNTGSGQLPAQAGGLYGAFQLDQSRSPFTQYPPYAPSLQNSFSQQNVYLQQPPPPPPHAPNAPTPDMYQSNLSQYRITAAAAPPFGQNQQLSNNPNTVLISSSSNSLISANVKPSSQPIGAIGTKAPHFQAPSAPQPNPLTYIPYDPNQVLGVSGSYMGNSQLVQRPGPNVQASANSYYSATSADVFPGSQTGFYQPGGATQQTGTHYGLQGFGQHSQSLATGSAAPVGLQNFSSGFLSSSGLQIAAAAQQFRNPTGGLPGPANTGPTFLSKHQPQEQPRQLKSPSGNQQDVLASVFSSTPQIPSPKSRNCKQQSSSQQPQPSPTQHHKYQQYQGVSQSTLILQQNIRGMGMPPRAGIQPSQQRYPPPIQRPVVPFTPGPNPNNPTQQQQPQPNCMPSQQQQQQVQINRHRPNLHQQQQQQRNMKMQQQYYSTQGNVKMDTNEKTDSHNDKINDGSSGAQQGGTKPNVNSQDNDNKEEVNQQNE, encoded by the exons ATGTCTACTCTGTCAGGGCTTGTGTCGAAGGGGGAGAAAGGAAAATCCAAATTTCAATCATTAGACATCAATAGCTTGTACCGG GGAGAATCTTTAGAACAACATCAGCAAAAAAACACACTACCACGCAAACATGGAATGCAAAGTCTTGGGAAAGTGCCTTCGGCACGGCGACCTCCTGCTAATTTGCCTAGTTTAAAAAGTGAACATAGCAGTAACGATCCAGCTGTCAGTCTTGTGCCAAGCGGAGGAAGTGGTTGGGCTACTACCAAAGAGTCAACAACTACCACTACTGCTACAACAACCACGACTGTAACTGCATCAGATACATCCACT gcAAATTCTTCAACAGCACAATGTGTGACAGGAACCATCACAACATCATTACATCCATTACTCCCAGGGCAACAAAATGCTTCACAGTCTTCATATTCTTCCGATGTAAACAACAAATCATCATGGAGTGCAATAATGAGCAGATCTGGAGATG GTACTGTATCAGGAGGCCAACAACAGtcacaacaacagcagcagcaacagcaacagcaaaCGGCAAGTCGGGAATTAAGTGCGCAATACGGACCTGGACCAAGTTTACGACctcaaa cgGAAGGAAGTTGGATACAAGGTGGAAGTCGTACAGCCAGTGGTGCAGGAATAGCAACTACAGGTCCTGGAAGTGGGAGTTCAGGGGTCCAGGCCCCCCCTTTGAATATCACTGGATCAGGCGGACATACGGACATATCTGCTGGCGGGCGACAGAACTTGGTCCAATCTCCCAACATGGGAATGGGCCAGGGAGGCCCTCATAATTCTTCAAACAATCAGAATGCTGTGAGTTCTAGTTCTCATCAAGTCGGTCCAAATCTACATCACTACAGAGGACTTATTCCTCCATTT ATGTACAGAGGAAATTTTTCTGGTGGATTTCCTTCTCAATTTCCGGCAAATACAAATTCTGGCGCACCTAGACCTCGATTCAATTATCCCTCAGAACGATTTCCTCCTCCGCCTGTTCGTCAACAAGAACGCGAACGTGTTCccgaagaagaaattattacacgACCAATTATTAGAGAAGAAGATCTTACTCGAATGGACGATATTTCTCGCGATGCTGGTTGGGCAGCACATGACGATATTGATTATAATCAAAAGCTTGCCTTCAGCGACGACGAACCTGATCCTGAACCTTCCAAAAAAGATGAAAGGAAAGACaataaggaagaaaaaatagaggaaaattCAACAGATGACAAAGAGAAGACAAGAGATAACCGTGATAACCGAGAAACTCACGATAATCGAGATTCGAAAGAATCCCGAGATCAAGCGACTCATCGTTCGTGGACTCAAAATACTTTATCCCGTGATTATCGTGGATCGAACGGGTCTGGTAGTTATAGCGGTCAGTCACAACTGCATTCGGTGCATTCTTTAAGAG GTGTAGAAGATGACGAAGCGTGGAACGAGAGACGCAGACTGAAAGTTGTTGAAGTAGCGTCGGCTGTTGAACGCGCTCGACAAcggaaagaagaggaggaaaaacGATATCAGGAATCAACTAGACAAGCGGCAGCTAAAAAATTGCAGGATTTAGAGCAAAAGTTGAAGGAGAAACAAGCTAATGAATCTAAAGGTTTAATAAACGTTCCACCAGTGCCTATTCCAGTTCCTGAGTGGGAACGAGAAAGGGAAAACAGGGAACGAGAAAACAGGGAACGCGAGCGATCCGAAGGAAAAGATGAGAAGTCACTGAACCGTGAATTACGTGAAACTAGAGACGGTCCAAAAGATAACAGAGATTCACGTGATCAGTTAATATCAGATTTTCGACAAGGGGACCGACAGAGTTTCACGAGACAAGATAGTATTCGTAGTGAACGTGATAGAGAACGAGATCGCGATCGTGATCAAAGGGATACGAGAGATCGTGAGCTACATGCTTCATCCTCGcgatattataaaactaaTTTACCACCTCGATTTCAAAAGCAACAGGCGGAAAAAATCAATGCTGGTCTTAATCGAGTTTTTCCTAATACCGAAAGATCAACTACGCAATCCGTTCCATTTTCTCAGCAATACGATCCTGGTAGATGGGTTCATAGTCACAGCTCTTTAA TAGACAACAACTTAAAAGCATCATCATCACATGGAGCGTCACAACGCCGAAGTAGAACAGATTCAGATATTTCCACTTCGATGGATGATGATCGACCTCCATCCCGAGATTATCGTGGTTCTCTACTTCGAGACGATCGATATCGTCATTCTTCTCATCGACCGTATGACACACGCAAATCAGGTGGTTACTACGATGAGTATACTCGCAGCTGTAGAGAACACGACTATGATGACAGACATTCTCGTGATTCCTGGGAACGTGAAAGATACTTCGACGACACTAAAGATCGAGATTCAAAGGATAGCATAGAGTCCAGAGATAACAGAGAAACTCGCGATATTCGTGATAATCGCACTACCAGGGATACTCGAGATGCGAGAGAAATTCGAGAAAGAGATAACAAGGATAAAAAggattatgataattatataaag GATCCCTTTGATGATCGTAATCGTGAACGTGATCGTGAACGTGATCGTGAACGTGATCGCGAACGTGATCGTGAACGTGATCGCGACCGTGAGCGTGAACGTGAACGAGAACGAGATCGCGATCAAAGAGAAAGATCGGAAAGTACTGAATGGCGCGAAGAACGTATCATTCAAGATAGAATGATCGATAATCGTCGTGATATACAGAGAGAAGAACGAATGGAACGCAACGAACGTCCGCAAAGACCAGATTCTCGTGATAGTCGTGCTTCTCGAGAATCAAAGACGTCTTTGCGAGATGATGATTCGCACAAATTGCGAGACTGCAGTTCCTGGGTAAATGAGGTTGCCGattatgaagaaaataaacgagatgTCTATCATGAAGATATccgagaaagagaacgagaaaggGAACGAAGGCAACCGCTAGGACCTGTAACTAAAGAAAGAATCGAAGcagatgaattaaaaaatgaaaagcgtAATCTAACTCAATTAAAACGAGCAAGTTCCGATCAAGATAAAAAAGATCAGACGAAAGAATCATCATCGACTATAGAAGCGAAAAAGGAAATGGATGTTTGGAATAGAAAGGTCGATCgagttaatgaaaataatcgagTAATGGAAAGAGGTGATAACTCGCCAAAAGCATGGGCGGATGCTGTTTCTCCGACgttcgaaaaagaagaagaaaaaacttCAGAACCTATTAAGAACGACAAGGATTCGGAGGATTTGAAGCAAAATTTCGAGAAGTTAAGTTtagaaaaaagggaagacaCGTTGAACGAAGATGAAGCGGCGGAACAACAGGTGAAGGAAgataaacgagagaaaaatattcggaaTAGAACTAGTAGTGGCGGATCAAATTCCAGAGTGCGTGATTCTCGAGGTGGACGTCAATGGGGCAGCACCTATAGCGTGTATGTACGAGGTTGGCGTGGTCCAGAAACAAGAGGACGAAGAGGTGGACCTAGAGCCGCCACTAGACCAGCTTCTGCTAGAAGTGGTTCATATGGACATACGGATTCGGAAAATAGCGCTGATGAAGTGTCTGGCTCAACAGAGTCTGgcaaagaggagaagaaatcGGCTAGATCACCAAAACCTGGtcaaaaagcagaaaaagaagaacgcaGTCGTGAACCAATAGTGTCTGCTCGAGATGAAAAACGGGCCGACTATTCTCAATCACAACGCAGCGAAAAACGAACTTACGATAGTAAAGTAAGTCGTGAAGGTTTTGCACCTTCGGGTGAACCGTCTCGCCGCGGTCGAGGAAGTAGTTTCCGAATTCGAAGTACAACTGCTACCGGCAGCCGAATGGAGGGATATGGACCTCCATCTAGTAAGAGTCCTTTTTCCTCCGAGCGCAATATtgatgaaaaacaaaattctatgCGACAGAATCCTTCAACGCCTACTCCGGAAAAGGAGGTAAATTCTCTATTACCATCACAGAACGAATCTACGGACGATAAAATTATAGCAAAACAACAAGCACTTACTGCTGGAATAACTGGAAAGCGTGCCAAATCTCCAAACCAGCAGTCTCAACAAACTCAACAATCTTGTAACAAGCAAGATACAAGTCACACGAGCAGCAATGCTCCTTCTCAAAAAGTACAAGTTACAAGAAAAGAGGAATCTCGCTCAAAAAGAACTCGCAGTGGAAGTAGAAGG GGTAGAGATAATCGTGAATTGCGTTACCGTGGCAGTGGTAGTAACGTATCGAAGCAAACATCTTCGGATGTAGGAAACGAAGATTGGGAAACCACGTCTGAGAACAGCGAGGATCACGCAGAGGATCACAAAGAATCACGTAATAGtcgtaataaacaattttctgcGCGTGCAAGCACGGGTAGTAATCAAAATGTCGTAGCGTCAAACGTGCATTCACGTAGAAATGAACAGACAGGAAACAATCGGGAACaacgagaaaaaaatgtaaagtcTTCCAATACAGCGTCTCGGGCGCCCGGCGCGGAGAAACGAAATCTACAGAATTCCAGTTTCGCCAATCAGAAAAATCATTCCAGCAGCATTCCGCCGTTGATACAAACGGCTCAAGTACAAAACGGAAGATCGAGAAATCAAACTTCTGGTAGCAATTCGACAACGTCGGGTAAATCAATGATAAAGGATAGTACGGTGAATCGtatagatgaaataaaattaagcgATCCTAATTTAGTTAGTCAAACTCTCAATGATATCAATAAGAGATCccaaggaaaggaaaaaaaggctATAATCGATTGCGAAATGGAAACGAATAATTGTACGGAGGATAGTCCTAACATCGTTGAAGATAAAGTTGATTCAGATGGTTTCCAAGAGGTTCGTTCAAAGAAGAATGTAAAAGAATCTAGACATGGCCAAAAAGAAGAGACAAAACCTTTAAAACgtgaaaaggagaaagatagAGAACGCGATCGTTCTAAGTCGAAAGCAAATGGGGGTTCACAGCAAACGACTTCATTGCAACAAATGCAAAATATACCGCCTTTGCTTGGTCAAGCCATTCCACAACCAGCAAATATGGTACAAAAACAATATGATAGAACTTTACGAAGCCAAAAGCTTGCACCCAGATTCCAAAAACAGCGCTTAGCTaaacagcagcaacagcaacaaatGTGTGCATCTGAGCCAAACGACGCAACtaaaatcaataattcatCAAATAATTTCGGTAAAGATTCGTCAAGCGGTGGCCCTGCACCTCCACCATCTGTAAACGCTTGGGATAAACCGTTTACAACGAGTCAATTACAATCGAATTCTCCATCAGCTGTTCCTACTGACATCCAGTTGATAACTGGTTTATCTACGCAGAGCGAACATGGTCATATTCACAGCCACGAAGTTAATGAGCAGACAAATTCTGGTAATAGTAGCCAACGAAATTCACCAAATGGCGAAAAAAATGCTGGAAAAAGTTTAAAAGACCAACtgattgaaaaaaattcagTCTCTGATGTTTCTTCGCCACCTGTGCAAACGTTAATTTTTGAGAATACGAATTATTCAAAAACTACCAAGGCTGGTCCTTCTGATTTAGCAGTAAAAACCAAATTTCCGAATCACATAAAAGCTCAACAACAACGTGTTGAAAAACGCACAGATTTGGAAGAAGAAGGTAATACCGCTGCCACCattcaacaacaacaacaacaacagcagcaacaaaGTCTACCTGTGGcattttcaaataaaccaAGTGACttgataaaagataaaaatcaagAGCCGATTCAAATGCctctttcatttaataaaaacgaagATAACGCAGATATGAAATTAGATTTCACCTTTGATTCAGATCTCTCTCAATTAACCGAAGACAAAAGTAAAAGCTTAGGAATGACCCGATCTATGCACATGGCTACTGGCCAAAATACTATTTCACCTTCTACGGCAGAGCTTAACTTAAAAATTGCATCGGTAAAAAAAGTATGGGAAAATGCACCTATGCCAACCGTAGTCGAGCACGAGGATGGTAATGTCGTCAATACAGCTAATACTTTCCCTCAAGCGTTCGAAAGTACGGATGTTGATGACAGTTACAGCCCTCATCAACAATACAATCAAAATaacatgaaaaatgaaataactaCTTCAACGAATGTGTGCAAG CTGGTTCCCCCGCAGGTGAAGCCGCAGCAACAATCCTCGGGCAGCAGCAGTGGTCAGTCTGGTTCAACGGTTCCCGGGCCAAGTCCTATTGGAGCAGGTCAAAGTCCTATAGGGCATCCTCCTGTCAGTCTCCAAGGACCATTGAGCCCACCTCCATTCAATTCCACGGGACAACCTTCTCATATTAATTACCAg gaGTTTCCCCAATATCCAGGATCTCAAGCTGCGCAATATGGTAGCATGTCTGCTATACCTTCTCCGCCAGCCGTGTTATTTAACACTGGCTCCGGTCAACTTCCAGCTCAAGCAGGTGGTCTTTATGGAGCGTTTCAGTTAGACCAGAGCCGATCTCCTTTTACACAATATCCACCATATGCGCCATCTCTTCAAAATTCGTTCAGTCAACAGAACGTTTATTTGCAACAACCCCCACCTCCGCCACCGCATGCACCAAATGCGCCAACTCCGGATATGTATCAAAGCAATCTTTCACAGTACCGGATC ACCGCAGCTGCTGCTCCGCCATTTGGACAAAATCAGCAGCTTAGTAATAATCCAAATACAGTTCTTATTAGctcttcttcaaattctttgaTATCAGCCAATGTGAAGCCATCCTCTCAACCAATTGGAGCTATTGGAACTAAAGCTCCTCATTTTCAAGCACCGTCTGCTCCTCAACCAAACCCA ttaacGTACATACCATATGATCCAAATCAAGTACTCGGCGTGAGTGGCAGTTACATGGGCAATTCCCAATTGGTACAGAGACCCGGTCCGAACGTACAAGCCTCGGCTAATAGTTATTATAGCGCAACTTCGGCTG atgTATTTCCCGGATCGCAAACAGGTTTTTATCAGCCAGGAGGTGCTACACAGCAAACCGGTACTCATTATGGACTTCAGGGATTTGGTCAGCACAGCCAAAGTTTGGCAACTGGCAGTGCTGCTCCTGTTGGACTTCAAAACTTCAGCTCAGGCTTTTTATCTAGTTCGGGGTTACAGATTGCTGCAGCAGCTCAGCAGTTTCGTAATCCAACAGGAGGACTACCTGGACCAGCAAACACAGGCCCTACTTTTCTTAGCAAACATCAACCACAAGAACAGCCTAGACAATTAAAGAGTCCATCGGGGAATCAGCAAGATGTGCTTGCATCAGTTTTCAGTTCTA CACCACAAATTCCATCTCCGAAATCAAGAAACTGTAAGCAACAATCTTCATCTCAACAACCACAACCTAGTCCAACGCAACATCACAAATATCAACAGTATCAAGGTGTTAGTCAGTCAACTTTG attttacaacaaaatattcgtGGCATGGGCATGCCACCACGTGCTGGAATTCAACCATCGCAACAAAGATATCCACCGCCCATTCAGAGACCAGTTGTTCCATTTACACCGGGTCCAAATCCGAATAATCCTACGCAACAACAGCAGCCACAACCTAATTGTATGCCGtcgcaacagcagcagcaacaagtTCAAATAAACCGCCACAGACCGAATCTGCatcaacagcaacaacagcaacgaAATATGAAGATGCAACAACAATATTATTCTACTCAAG gAAACGTCAAAATGGACACAAATGAAAAAACAGATTCGCACAATGATAAAATCAACGATGGTAGCTCTGGTGCTCAGCAAGGAGGCACTAAGCCAAACGTAAATTCACAAGACAATGACAATAAGGAAGAAGTGAATCAACAAAACGAGTGA